In one Spirosoma rigui genomic region, the following are encoded:
- a CDS encoding glycoside hydrolase family 10 protein, with the protein MRSTAFLWLLLFVFIGDGCRRAKPAVTRTPVRPPSTAARKPVAVKPAPSKPAIGKAPTPKPSVVVPVADTVEFDNLADQLAGMPGVAPPKREFRAVWVATVDNIDWPSRKGLPTTDQQREIKAMFDQHQQMGLNAVVVQIRSAADAFYAKSSEPWSEWLTGQQGLAPEPFYDPLEFMIDEAHQRGLEFHAWFNLDRATFSKKASVAPTNIVFRKPEWILEYGGRKLFNLGVPAVRSYIAGVVANVVREYDVDGIHFDDYFYPYAEAGQILRDDETYQANFNGMKKDDWRRDNVTKLVAELRDSIRANKPWVKFGISPFGIWKNRSNDPEGSLTNGGQSYYDLYADTRKWVRDGLIDYIVPQVYFSSEFGRAPYKTLVEWWTRNSGKVHLYVGQGAYRVGRGSERDPGWGRATEFPNQVRYNRQQPGVLGSIFFSAKSLMTNPLAIRDSLQANFYHHPALVPTMPWLDSIPPLPPHDLKAAMTPEGVELYWQQPGQALDGDGANSYVVYRFEGRRPRLLMNDPRFIVARCFGESSTRFIDKNADPRKKYTYVVTAVDRLNNESRETVIRVQ; encoded by the coding sequence ATGCGCTCGACTGCTTTTCTTTGGTTATTACTGTTTGTCTTTATTGGGGATGGTTGCCGCCGTGCCAAACCCGCCGTTACCCGAACTCCGGTTCGGCCCCCATCTACCGCAGCGCGTAAACCCGTTGCGGTCAAACCTGCCCCGTCCAAACCTGCAATCGGCAAAGCGCCAACTCCCAAACCCTCCGTAGTTGTGCCCGTTGCCGATACGGTCGAGTTTGATAACCTGGCCGATCAACTGGCTGGTATGCCGGGCGTGGCTCCGCCAAAACGGGAGTTTCGGGCAGTTTGGGTGGCTACGGTCGATAATATTGACTGGCCCAGCCGGAAGGGGCTTCCCACCACCGACCAGCAGCGTGAAATCAAGGCTATGTTCGATCAGCACCAGCAGATGGGGCTGAACGCCGTTGTGGTCCAAATCCGGTCAGCCGCCGATGCGTTCTACGCTAAGAGCTCCGAGCCGTGGTCGGAGTGGCTCACGGGGCAGCAGGGACTGGCCCCCGAACCTTTTTATGACCCGCTCGAATTCATGATTGACGAGGCTCACCAGCGTGGACTGGAGTTTCATGCCTGGTTCAACCTCGACCGGGCTACGTTTAGTAAGAAGGCCAGCGTGGCACCCACAAATATTGTCTTTCGGAAACCCGAATGGATTTTGGAATACGGTGGGCGTAAACTCTTTAACCTGGGGGTACCCGCCGTCCGGTCATACATTGCCGGCGTGGTGGCCAACGTAGTGCGGGAATATGACGTTGATGGTATCCATTTCGATGACTACTTTTATCCCTATGCCGAAGCGGGACAAATCCTACGCGACGATGAGACGTACCAGGCCAACTTCAATGGCATGAAAAAAGACGACTGGCGACGGGATAACGTTACCAAACTCGTTGCCGAACTACGGGATTCTATCCGGGCCAACAAACCTTGGGTCAAGTTCGGAATCAGCCCGTTTGGTATCTGGAAAAACCGAAGTAACGATCCGGAAGGCTCATTGACCAATGGCGGCCAGTCCTATTACGATCTCTACGCCGATACCCGCAAGTGGGTACGCGATGGGCTGATCGATTACATTGTACCCCAGGTATATTTTAGCTCCGAGTTTGGGCGTGCTCCTTACAAAACGCTGGTGGAGTGGTGGACCCGCAACTCGGGTAAAGTGCATCTCTACGTGGGGCAGGGGGCTTACCGCGTCGGGCGTGGTTCGGAGCGTGATCCGGGCTGGGGCCGGGCAACGGAGTTTCCCAATCAGGTCCGTTACAACCGGCAGCAGCCCGGTGTGCTGGGTAGTATCTTCTTCAGCGCTAAATCATTGATGACCAACCCGCTCGCTATCCGGGACTCATTGCAGGCTAATTTTTACCACCACCCGGCCCTGGTACCCACCATGCCCTGGCTGGATAGCATTCCACCGCTGCCGCCCCACGATCTGAAGGCGGCTATGACGCCCGAAGGCGTTGAGCTGTACTGGCAGCAGCCCGGACAGGCTCTCGACGGCGACGGGGCCAATTCTTACGTCGTGTACCGGTTTGAAGGGCGTCGGCCCCGCTTGCTGATGAATGATCCCCGCTTTATCGTGGCCCGTTGCTTCGGCGAGTCATCGACGCGCTTTATCGACAAGAACGCCGACCCCAGGAAGAAGTATACCTACGTTGTAACGGCCGTTGACCGGCTCAACAACGAAAGCCGGGAAACGGTAATACGAGTCCAGTAA
- a CDS encoding flavin reductase family protein — protein MPKRLLKYKNYDVHSVTTVANGRKNANIVTWLMQTAMGGKVLAVALYNVDYTIELVRESGILNVNLLATDQAGLIRKLGQQSGRNRDKFKNLPHALDDRGCPYLTEAVGYVQCRVMHTTNAGDHELFICEVIKQVVLNPDKNVMTNEFLKEKKLIRG, from the coding sequence ATGCCCAAACGACTACTGAAATACAAAAACTACGACGTGCACAGCGTAACAACGGTGGCGAACGGCCGGAAAAATGCCAATATCGTTACCTGGCTTATGCAAACTGCCATGGGCGGTAAGGTACTGGCCGTAGCGCTTTACAACGTCGACTACACCATAGAACTGGTACGGGAGAGTGGTATCCTGAACGTGAATCTGCTCGCTACCGATCAGGCGGGGCTGATTCGAAAGTTAGGACAGCAGTCGGGCCGGAACCGGGATAAGTTTAAAAACCTGCCCCATGCGCTCGATGACCGGGGATGCCCTTATCTGACCGAAGCCGTGGGGTACGTACAGTGCCGGGTGATGCACACAACGAACGCTGGTGACCATGAGCTGTTCATTTGTGAAGTCATCAAACAGGTTGTGCTCAACCCGGACAAGAATGTGATGACGAATGAATTTCTGAAAGAAAAGAAGCTGATACGGGGGTAA
- a CDS encoding DUF2256 domain-containing protein produces MLKKADLPTKVCPVCNRPFTWRKKWERDWNNVVYCSDACRAKGKKQN; encoded by the coding sequence ATGCTGAAAAAGGCCGATTTGCCTACTAAAGTCTGTCCCGTCTGCAATCGGCCGTTTACCTGGCGGAAGAAATGGGAACGCGATTGGAACAACGTCGTCTATTGCAGCGATGCTTGCCGGGCCAAGGGAAAAAAGCAGAATTGA
- a CDS encoding TIGR03643 family protein: MKVPTAVDNLSDVDIDRIVEMAWEDRTPFDAIEAQFGLSEQQVIELMRREMKPSSWRMWRARVQGRSTKHTALSAVDDGRFKSNQQRIVTQNKIAKR, encoded by the coding sequence ATGAAAGTACCTACAGCCGTGGATAACCTGTCTGACGTTGATATAGACCGTATTGTTGAAATGGCCTGGGAGGATCGGACGCCCTTTGATGCCATAGAAGCCCAGTTTGGCCTGTCGGAACAGCAGGTTATTGAACTTATGCGACGCGAAATGAAGCCATCTTCCTGGCGCATGTGGCGGGCCCGCGTCCAGGGCCGATCCACAAAGCATACCGCATTATCAGCTGTTGACGATGGTCGATTCAAGTCAAATCAGCAGCGAATTGTCACGCAGAACAAGATTGCCAAACGATAA
- a CDS encoding serine hydrolase domain-containing protein, with protein MFAKYWPTILFLCISTHSIRAQSPGDSLTKQLTDLHARSLFPGFSVAIVRPDTVLYQQGFGLANLQTRTPYTPHTVQSVGSISKTLIGVSLMQGVERGLFTLDTPINALLPFRVVNPYFPTDTIRIRHLATHTSGLVDYEPVYAQTYVFNGNPGTVPASQLKGYDLSGKNAAETLRSFLFSCFNEKGSRYTKRNFARTKAGQTYAYSNLGAALAALVIETKIGISYADYTRRYILDPLGMAHSGWSSMTLDPARQAGAYNLSRQLYPGYSSITYPDGNLRTSCADLGRYFMAMLRGYAGQAGILTPASFQQMLSPQFPVGKLPGGLPARDVNQGIFWVFRSNGSIGHTGSDFGASAFMFFNPQTGTGRLFMTNTDMENDSDIVSQFSAIWKLLGEYEGQLAH; from the coding sequence ATGTTTGCAAAATACTGGCCGACGATTCTCTTTCTATGCATCAGCACCCATTCCATTCGGGCGCAGTCACCAGGTGATTCTCTGACTAAGCAGTTGACCGATTTACACGCCCGGTCGCTCTTTCCCGGATTTAGCGTAGCCATCGTCCGGCCAGACACCGTTCTTTACCAGCAGGGATTTGGCCTGGCCAATCTACAGACTCGCACGCCCTACACACCACACACCGTTCAAAGTGTTGGGTCAATCAGTAAAACGCTCATTGGTGTGTCGCTTATGCAGGGGGTTGAGCGCGGGCTGTTCACCCTCGATACGCCCATAAACGCACTGCTTCCATTCCGCGTCGTCAATCCTTATTTTCCCACCGATACCATCCGGATCAGACACCTCGCTACCCACACGTCGGGCCTTGTCGACTACGAACCCGTTTACGCGCAAACATACGTATTCAACGGAAATCCGGGAACGGTGCCTGCCAGCCAGTTAAAAGGGTATGATTTGTCCGGCAAAAACGCGGCAGAGACACTTCGCTCCTTTTTGTTCAGTTGCTTTAACGAGAAAGGAAGCCGATACACGAAACGAAACTTTGCCCGGACTAAAGCCGGCCAAACGTATGCCTATTCAAATTTGGGCGCTGCGTTGGCTGCGTTAGTAATCGAAACAAAAATAGGTATCTCGTACGCTGACTATACCAGGCGGTATATTCTTGACCCACTGGGTATGGCTCATTCCGGCTGGTCGTCAATGACCCTTGACCCTGCCCGCCAGGCAGGTGCCTATAACCTGAGCAGACAACTCTATCCGGGCTACTCGTCAATTACCTATCCCGACGGTAATTTACGCACCTCCTGCGCCGACCTTGGTCGCTATTTTATGGCAATGCTGAGAGGATACGCGGGGCAAGCCGGCATTTTAACCCCAGCTTCGTTTCAGCAAATGCTGAGCCCGCAATTTCCGGTCGGTAAGTTGCCTGGTGGCTTGCCAGCGCGCGATGTCAATCAGGGTATTTTCTGGGTATTCCGTTCCAACGGAAGCATTGGCCATACCGGCAGCGACTTTGGGGCGTCGGCATTTATGTTCTTCAATCCTCAAACCGGTACTGGCCGGCTGTTCATGACAAATACTGATATGGAGAATGACAGCGACATCGTCTCTCAGTTCTCGGCAATCTGGAAATTGCTGGGTGAGTACGAAGGTCAACTGGCTCATTGA
- a CDS encoding GH3 auxin-responsive promoter family protein, protein MTLLNTTLKWLLQRRIPRIEAMMKHPGAVQQTVFNQLIRSGRRTEWGRRYGYDSIQTVADFQRQVPVSSYEDLFPYIERVMKGESKVLWPSPVRWFSKSSGTTNARSKFIPVTTESLDESHFKGGKDMMALYVANNPDSRTFEGKGLSIGGSLHANPYGANSAAGDVSAVVMKNLPSWAQFIRTPSLDVALMDEWEAKLERMAEITSQENVTSLLGAPTWGLVLIDKILALTGKTNILEVWPNFELLVHGAVNFQPYRDLFTQQVLPSQTIRYQEVYNASEGFFAIQDDLNRVGEMLLMLDYGIFYEFIPIHEADQPFPQTLTIEEVELDKNYALVVSTNGGLWRYKIGDTVRFTSLYPHRLKVSGRTKHFINAFGEEVIVENAEAAITRACEETGAIIADYTAGPVYMSNGANGCHEWVIEFTQQPNNQQRFDQILDESLRAINSDYDAKRYNDIVLKQPRIHVVPRGTFYSWMKQRGKLGGQHKVPRLANSREYLDDVLKALQKY, encoded by the coding sequence ATGACCCTCCTAAACACCACGCTCAAATGGCTTCTGCAACGACGCATTCCGCGCATCGAAGCCATGATGAAACACCCCGGCGCGGTGCAGCAGACGGTATTCAACCAGTTAATCCGGTCGGGCCGCCGAACCGAATGGGGCCGCCGGTACGGCTATGATTCTATCCAGACCGTAGCCGACTTCCAGCGCCAGGTTCCCGTATCGAGTTACGAAGATCTCTTTCCCTACATTGAGCGGGTCATGAAGGGCGAAAGCAAAGTACTCTGGCCTTCGCCGGTACGCTGGTTTTCCAAATCGTCGGGCACGACCAACGCCCGGAGCAAATTCATTCCCGTCACTACCGAATCGCTGGACGAGAGCCACTTTAAGGGGGGTAAGGACATGATGGCCCTGTACGTAGCCAACAATCCGGATAGCCGCACCTTTGAGGGAAAGGGGTTGTCCATCGGCGGTAGTCTCCACGCCAATCCCTACGGAGCCAACAGTGCCGCAGGTGATGTATCGGCCGTAGTGATGAAAAACCTGCCTAGCTGGGCCCAGTTCATTCGTACACCGTCGCTCGACGTAGCGCTGATGGACGAGTGGGAAGCCAAGCTGGAGCGGATGGCCGAAATCACATCGCAGGAGAACGTAACGAGTCTGCTCGGCGCACCAACCTGGGGCCTTGTGCTGATCGATAAAATCCTGGCCCTTACCGGCAAAACCAATATTCTAGAAGTATGGCCGAACTTTGAACTGCTCGTCCACGGAGCGGTAAATTTCCAGCCCTACCGCGATCTGTTCACACAGCAGGTGTTACCCTCCCAGACGATCCGGTACCAGGAAGTGTACAACGCATCGGAAGGTTTTTTTGCCATCCAGGATGACCTCAACCGGGTGGGTGAGATGCTGCTGATGCTGGACTACGGTATTTTCTACGAGTTTATCCCGATCCACGAAGCCGACCAGCCGTTTCCGCAGACCCTCACTATCGAAGAAGTTGAACTTGACAAAAATTACGCCCTGGTTGTGTCGACCAATGGCGGGCTGTGGCGGTATAAAATCGGCGATACAGTACGCTTCACGTCGCTGTACCCCCACCGACTGAAAGTCAGCGGCCGCACCAAGCACTTTATCAACGCGTTTGGCGAGGAGGTAATCGTTGAGAATGCCGAAGCGGCCATTACGAGGGCCTGCGAAGAAACCGGCGCTATCATTGCCGATTATACCGCTGGTCCCGTTTATATGAGCAACGGAGCCAACGGCTGCCACGAATGGGTCATCGAATTTACGCAGCAACCGAACAACCAGCAGCGCTTCGACCAAATCCTGGACGAATCTCTCCGCGCAATCAACTCGGACTACGACGCCAAACGGTACAACGACATCGTGCTCAAACAACCCCGCATTCACGTGGTTCCCCGCGGTACGTTTTATAGCTGGATGAAACAGCGCGGCAAGCTGGGCGGTCAGCATAAGGTTCCCCGACTGGCCAACTCGCGCGAGTATCTGGATGATGTTCTTAAAGCACTGCAAAAGTACTAA
- a CDS encoding 4-hydroxy-3-methylbut-2-enyl diphosphate reductase gives MKSFDIPEYYRSSIITPLKEFRRKRDKLKRDFTPTVLDFGPIRFYIARHFGFCYGVENAVEIAYKAIAENPNKRIFLLSEMIHNPDVNADLQDRGVRFIMDTSGRQLTPWSDLTPDDVVIIPAFGTTLEIQQQLSSIGLDPSAGSVAKYDTTCPFVEKVWNKASQIGQKNYTVVVHGKPTHEETRATFSHSKEAAPTVVVKDMAQAQRLAGYITSELPADQFYTEFAGQFSAGFDPNHDLQRIGVVNQTTMLASDTQGIADYLKQVMTQKYNLQPEQVEAHFANTRDTLCYATNDNQDATYTLLDYPADFAVVAGGYNSSNTSHIVELCAGKLPTYFIESAQKILSDTLIRHFDLHTKQEIVTEQYLTRGQQATAAPITVLLTCGASCPDAVVEGILLKLVSYFPDARPIDAVMADYQA, from the coding sequence ATGAAATCTTTCGATATCCCTGAGTACTACCGTAGCAGCATCATTACGCCCCTGAAAGAATTTCGGCGGAAGCGCGACAAGCTAAAACGGGATTTCACGCCGACGGTACTCGATTTCGGTCCGATCCGGTTTTACATCGCCCGGCATTTCGGTTTTTGCTACGGGGTGGAAAACGCCGTTGAGATTGCGTACAAAGCCATTGCCGAAAATCCGAACAAGCGAATTTTTTTGCTCAGTGAAATGATCCACAACCCCGACGTCAACGCCGATTTGCAGGATCGGGGGGTTCGTTTCATCATGGACACGTCGGGGCGGCAATTGACGCCCTGGTCAGATCTGACGCCGGACGATGTCGTTATTATCCCGGCCTTTGGGACGACGCTGGAAATTCAGCAGCAGCTATCCTCCATTGGCCTGGATCCCAGCGCCGGTTCGGTCGCCAAATACGATACCACCTGTCCGTTTGTGGAAAAGGTGTGGAATAAGGCCAGTCAGATTGGTCAGAAGAACTACACGGTCGTTGTACATGGCAAGCCTACCCACGAAGAAACCCGTGCTACGTTTTCGCACAGCAAGGAAGCCGCGCCAACGGTTGTGGTCAAAGATATGGCACAGGCCCAACGGCTGGCAGGTTACATCACCAGCGAACTGCCAGCCGATCAGTTCTATACCGAATTTGCCGGGCAGTTTTCAGCGGGTTTCGACCCCAACCACGATTTGCAGCGAATCGGCGTCGTAAACCAGACGACAATGCTAGCGTCTGACACCCAAGGCATTGCCGATTACCTCAAACAGGTTATGACGCAGAAATATAACCTACAGCCTGAGCAGGTAGAAGCCCATTTCGCCAATACCCGCGATACGCTTTGCTACGCCACGAACGATAACCAGGACGCAACCTATACACTCCTCGATTACCCCGCCGACTTTGCGGTAGTTGCCGGTGGTTACAACTCCTCCAATACCTCGCACATCGTTGAACTATGCGCCGGTAAACTGCCGACGTACTTCATTGAGTCAGCACAAAAAATCCTGTCTGATACGCTGATCCGGCACTTCGATCTTCACACGAAGCAGGAGATCGTCACGGAGCAGTACCTCACGCGCGGGCAGCAGGCAACAGCCGCACCCATTACGGTACTGCTCACCTGCGGAGCGTCCTGCCCGGATGCAGTCGTGGAAGGGATTCTGCTTAAGCTGGTCAGTTACTTCCCCGACGCACGTCCCATCGATGCGGTCATGGCCGATTACCAGGCCTGA
- a CDS encoding glycerophosphodiester phosphodiesterase family protein: protein MRFVSLIICMIATTFTQQDPPAFDLQGHRGCRGLMPENTIPAFLKALDLGVNTLELDVVISKDQQVVVSHEPYFNAAFTLKPDGTAVTKSEQKGLVLYQMDYADIKRFDVGLKKNPAFPEQQPQKAYKPLLSEVIEQAEAYRIANKLPAFSYNIELKSDASAYNRSQPEPAHFCALVQAVISRQLTPDRVVIQSFDFAMLKQWKQEVTAGHYPAVRLAALVENLRSPEKNLNELGFIPDIYSPNYRLLSAEKVAWLHKKKIKVIPWTVNQRADMVRVKNWGVDGLITDYPDRALSL, encoded by the coding sequence ATGCGTTTTGTTTCTCTGATTATCTGCATGATAGCCACCACATTTACCCAACAGGACCCGCCCGCCTTTGACCTGCAGGGACATCGCGGCTGCCGGGGACTGATGCCGGAGAATACAATACCAGCGTTTTTAAAAGCCCTCGACCTGGGCGTTAATACCCTTGAACTGGACGTAGTCATCAGCAAAGACCAGCAGGTCGTTGTCTCGCATGAACCGTATTTCAACGCAGCGTTCACCCTGAAACCAGACGGAACGGCCGTTACCAAAAGTGAGCAGAAAGGACTGGTGCTTTACCAGATGGACTATGCCGACATAAAGCGGTTTGATGTCGGGTTGAAAAAGAATCCGGCTTTTCCGGAACAGCAGCCGCAGAAAGCCTACAAACCCCTACTGAGTGAGGTGATCGAGCAGGCCGAAGCCTACCGGATCGCCAACAAACTGCCAGCCTTTTCGTACAACATTGAACTCAAAAGTGACGCGTCAGCATATAACCGGAGCCAGCCCGAACCAGCCCATTTCTGCGCCCTCGTTCAGGCTGTTATCAGCCGGCAGCTTACGCCCGACCGGGTCGTTATTCAGAGCTTCGACTTTGCGATGCTGAAGCAATGGAAGCAGGAAGTTACGGCGGGGCACTACCCGGCTGTGCGGCTGGCGGCCCTGGTCGAAAATTTGCGCAGCCCCGAAAAAAACCTGAACGAGCTGGGATTCATACCCGATATCTACAGCCCCAACTACCGGCTGCTGAGCGCCGAAAAAGTAGCCTGGTTGCACAAAAAGAAGATAAAAGTGATTCCATGGACGGTAAATCAGCGCGCCGACATGGTCCGGGTGAAGAACTGGGGCGTCGACGGACTCATTACCGACTATCCAGACCGAGCGCTCAGTTTATGA